The genomic window GGTTAAGGCTTGACGCCATCCCATTAAgcaatttcttgtattttttccaCATATCACAAGCAGCTTTTATGCTGCACTTTATAAGTGGCTCACAAGCCTTAAAATACCATGTAAAATACAAGATTTTTGAATGAGTGAACACTGAAACACAAATATCTGTCAATAATCCTGAGCTGGATAATTGTGTTGCCATTGTTGGCAATTTCTAGGCTGAGGGACTTTTCTGACTGATAGCTTTAAACCACACTGCTACTATTGTAAGACAACAGTATCAATTTAAATGTGTGAGAACTTCAAAGAGGCATCCATATTGAGCCGCtgataaattttccaatttttttacttcacaTGAAAGATCCATGAAGCACATGTAAACCTTCCTGTAACAGCTCACAAAGTACAATCAAAGGCATAACACCCATTTGCCAGAGAGAATATAGcttcaaaacatatttatcCATAAACCACATTTGCTGCTAAGGATCAGCTCTGTACAGTTAATGTCCAAACAGTTGCCAATCTCAATACCATTGGTTCAATATATTTCCTTCAATCTGGTTATCAATACTTCTTTAGAGCAGCATTCATCTGTGATTTTCCCCATATGAGTTATTGCATTGCTACTTTTTAAGTCTGAGATTGAATCTTATCAAGAAGATGTTCAATTTGGTTGGCCATAATTGGCTGGCCTTTCCTTGTTCGTCGATTCAACCGACCAAAGGTTTCTCTGcgctttttcatcttttcctgAACCTCCTCTCTGTGTTTTTGTATCATTGTTTCCCTTTCCTAcacattgaaagaaaataatcagcACACTAAACTTAGTGAGAAATGCCATGGCAAAGTATTATTGACAaaagaaatgatgatgatgggTTTTTCAATTGTAAAGAAAGATCTGATTTTTTAGTTCATTCCTCTTGACTGTGAAACAGTGGAGATAGATACTGAAAGGACAAAAGAAGTAAAAGAGGTTCAGGTACATGTAGCAGAATAATAAATCTGGAGAGCCCTGGTTCAAACATGCTTCAGTGGCATACATGTAGGAACAAATAAATCAGAAAGTAAATATTCATACAGCTGGAGGAAGAGGTAGGACCAGTATTATTGGGTGTTTGGGAATATTCAGAGgattcaaaggaaaataaggtCCCTTGTACATGTAAGGTTGCCTTGTCTCTTATGCCATCAGTTTTTCTCActtgatttttgtttgctttcaaaCATCCTGTGAAGTATTGCAGCTATTTCTACTCccttatttcaactttttaaaatcCAGACATTGTATCATGTTTCACCCTTGTGTCAGGTTATTGTGGCACAGCATTGTGCATGTGTAGCAAGATGCAGCACAGGCCCTTAATGTACAGGCGCTTCATTTTCCTAAACACGAGTCACAGTGCACATAAAGAGGTTGACTGACTGTGTCATCCCACATAAACTTTCACATCCTGTAAGTGTATTCAATCAGAATACCATCTCTCTAATGAAGAAAACAGGTGTTAATTGaactagaaaaaatatttaagattaTGATTACCATATCAACTACATCTAGCttaaacacatttttaaacatTGGTCAATTCAACAAACCTTAATCAtctgttccttctccatttttcttttcttaaaatcaCTTTCAGCTGCCATGAATTTGTTGACTTGTTTCCGCTTCCTTGCAGGAGCACAAAGAAACAAGGAGCATAAAAAGTCACAAACTTCTCTTCATTAGGGTTTGTTTAATGAATATACACCTCTAATTAATGATCTATATTATctataagttttatttttattttatgacaCTTTCCACGGCAACGCAGTGTATAAAACAGGTGCTTGAAGGGTGAACATGGCAATGAACAGCCTTAACCCttaggagtgactagcatctacaagtaatttctccttacaatatcacctctgtatcacacattaaggtcatgagaataaagaaaatgatcaacagCCAAAGAAGCAACTTGATTGttcaataaattctccttgtcagcacccatGGAAATGTACagggaaatgtacagagaacagtatggagaatatgcaaactgatgttagggtggaaagggttaatcaCTATTGGCACAAATTAGCAGGTCAACCAAGGCTTATTACACACTGCTCCATAAAACTGTGCATGTAAGTCCATCATTCCTGTGCTTTCTTTAAATACCACAATATACCTTTTGTAAAATAGTTAAACCAAAATTCCAATGGCTAGAGCTGTTTTAAATTCAGATATGAAAAGTTTTCTCCTGTTACTTTAAAAATGTCCTCCTGTTGTTACATCTCATAATGAGAACCCTGAATAAGCATCCCAAATAATAAAGGAAGAAAAGGCAAGGTTTGGGCGAGCAGAGAAGGTTCCACTATTGACTGCTCGCTCTCTCGCTCGCATCTACCATTAAAACGTTTGAAAAACACAGAATTATGGGCTGGGAACAATTCACTATTTTTGGGTTGATTTTACTTCCGATCGGGAAATGATAACTACATTGACTTACTGTTGAGATTTTGGTCTTCGCAATCCCTGACTTTCTGTTTCGTTCTGTATTTAAAAGACCAGAAGTTTAGGGCCAATCACTCTTCTGATATATCACTAAAAATTTGTAAGTTCGGGAGAGGCAAACCTTTCCAGTTGTATTCACATCTGCGACACGTGTTGGACGTTGCAAACGTGGAGGATTATCTCTGTTGTCTGCTGACTGACGATTCTCATGTTGCTCCCTTGTTTTCCTTAGTAGCTTTTTGTATTCCTTAAGAGCCATCTTCTTCCGTTTCTCAGCAAATGCGTGGCCTATATATACAGTATgttaaataaagacaaaaattcaGTTTATGTAAGCTAGGTTTCTTCAAGACAAATTAGAGATGACTAGCTCCTTTAAGTTCCCAAATCTAATCTAAAAACGCCTACCCTTCTCTTTGTTCCCAATGTTAAGTAAATTTGCCGGCTTCTTCCAGCGGAATTTTGGCTTCCCCTTGgattttgttcctttcttttcgccctttcttctctcttcgtccgccattttgaattcgAATAGTTTCCACCAGTACTCCGCTGTAGAATTGCGGGCGAAGAGCGTGGAGCTCGTTTCCAGGGTAGTGCGAGGTGACCTAGCTATGCAGTGCGTATTCGAATATTTTAGTTGATCCATCCAAGGGATGTTTACTGAGTTTGAATACCGTGTTTACAGGATACGTGAcagaaaaaggcaaaattatcggaatttctttgtaaaaccaGTGAAAGCACGACATATATATTTGATTTTCACCTTCCTCGTTCTAAACTGACAAACGATGGGCGTTCGATCTCTCTTTTTGCCAATTCGGACGTTGCTCTTTTTTAGTTGATTCGATTTCTCTTTTTCTATAGACTCCtgtaaaaacaatgttttaGCGCTCATGGGCTTACTAGTGGGGgcgaaagaaatgtaaaaacttCGAATGTGTCGGCGTACAAGAATCATGAATGAAAACTAAAGATagaaatcattatttatatctGAAGGAGCTTTCACAACTATGATAACCAactttgcaacatttttttaatgaaatttctGAAGTTCTTGGATGAAAAGACATCTAGTTTCACACCCATcattaaaatgatatttaagCTATTTActtacagaaaataaaaatctaatctaacttttttcttgtttgccaTTTCTACAGCTTaagaatttaattaaaaaatcccCTTATTCAAAAAGATCTAAAGCTGCAATAGATAATGAAGTAGCTATAGCGCattaaaatagtttgtaaatttatcattattatatttcATGACAGGTTTTCATCAAACGAACGCTTGAGGTATAATTAGTGCAAAAATAAGATGGATATCATTAAAAGATTTCACGTGATCCCTACAATTATTACACGATAAGATAATGATTAGGATTTCGTGCCCATATTAAAAAACAGCAGTGCCACCCATAAGGGCGATAATAAGAAGTAAACGATTTTAAAGGCAATTTAAAATGATTCCAAATATGATACATATTGCAGCGTGGACGTCTATCCAATGCCGTGTTGTTATCTTCTTTCAGGCCATAATATACAGAACAAGAATATATTGGAACGTGCAAACTTGATTACCGTTTCCCTTCCTTTCCTGAAACACTTAACCAAACAAGACTTGTAAGGACAAATATCTCGTGATAAATAGAttgctaaaataatttttattgggGATTGTTTTGTTTGGTGATAAATGATTGGAAAGGTAATTAAACACATGATTGAAACCAAAGCTAGCTTTTAGGGCAAGCTCAAACTCTGGAATACTAATCGTGTCATCTCATCCACaatattttaccaaaattttgtaTCAGTACGGATACACACAGACCAGTGATCGTCTAAATACTTTTAAGCTATAGGAGTCATTCTCTAAAAACGATCCGTTCGTTCGTAATTACAGCATCACGGTGATCATACAATTTCTACGCAATTAAAGCAACTAAGGTGTCATCgctatattaaaaaaaaataatgacacaATTAAAGCCGCTCACGAAAAAGAAAACGCTTTGGTGCAAGTCGATAATGATTCCAGAAATGAAGCTTGCTGCAGAGTGCTTAAATG from Pocillopora verrucosa isolate sample1 chromosome 8, ASM3666991v2, whole genome shotgun sequence includes these protein-coding regions:
- the LOC131795508 gene encoding uncharacterized protein → MADEERRKGEKKGTKSKGKPKFRWKKPANLLNIGNKEKGHAFAEKRKKMALKEYKKLLRKTREQHENRQSADNRDNPPRLQRPTRVADVNTTGKNETESQGLRRPKSQQKRKQVNKFMAAESDFKKRKMEKEQMIKERETMIQKHREEVQEKMKKRRETFGRLNRRTRKGQPIMANQIEHLLDKIQSQT